In one Bacteroides intestinalis DSM 17393 genomic region, the following are encoded:
- a CDS encoding AraC family transcriptional regulator has product MEKVAEGFKGEKAIVTPYNIRNLQRENNITKQLFVSHIGYYPHAENHFREREKGTNENVFIYCESGCGWVSYKGEKYILTKNQAFILPANEQHAYGADEVNPWSIYWLHFCGEGVAMFSSIIGKAISLEESDKSRYDDRFQLFEEMYQNLEMGYSPENLEYVSFCLMHFLASLKYINQFREIKKVRETDFIQKSISFMKENMENKITLEDIAQHVGYSASHFSALFSERTSYAPMEYYNQLKIQRACSFLQFSDLKIKEIAFRLGYYDQFHFSKAFNKEMEITPKEYRRRYK; this is encoded by the coding sequence ATGGAAAAGGTTGCAGAAGGTTTTAAAGGAGAGAAGGCTATCGTTACACCATATAATATACGTAACCTTCAACGAGAGAATAATATTACAAAACAATTATTCGTCAGTCATATTGGATACTATCCTCATGCAGAAAATCATTTTAGGGAAAGGGAAAAAGGGACTAACGAGAATGTCTTTATATATTGTGAGAGTGGTTGCGGTTGGGTTAGTTATAAAGGTGAGAAGTATATCCTGACTAAAAATCAGGCTTTTATATTACCGGCTAATGAGCAACATGCATATGGAGCGGACGAAGTGAATCCCTGGAGTATCTATTGGCTACATTTCTGTGGCGAGGGCGTGGCTATGTTCTCCTCTATAATAGGTAAGGCTATATCTTTGGAGGAGTCGGATAAGAGCCGTTATGATGATCGCTTTCAACTATTTGAAGAAATGTATCAGAACTTGGAAATGGGATATAGTCCTGAGAACTTGGAATATGTTAGCTTTTGCCTGATGCATTTTCTGGCTTCTTTGAAGTATATTAATCAGTTCAGAGAAATAAAGAAGGTGAGAGAAACGGATTTTATACAGAAGAGCATTTCCTTTATGAAAGAGAATATGGAGAATAAGATTACGCTGGAGGATATAGCTCAGCATGTGGGCTATTCCGCATCTCATTTCAGTGCATTGTTTTCGGAGAGAACTTCTTATGCTCCAATGGAATATTATAACCAATTAAAAATTCAACGTGCTTGTTCGTTCTTGCAATTCTCCGATCTAAAAATCAAAGAGATTGCTTTCCGTCTAGGGTACTACGATCAATTCCATTTCTCGAAAGCTTTTAATAAAGAGATGGAAATTACTCCTAAAGAATATAGGAGGAGATATAAATAA